A region of Cucumis melo cultivar AY chromosome 2, USDA_Cmelo_AY_1.0, whole genome shotgun sequence DNA encodes the following proteins:
- the LOC103501013 gene encoding rubisco accumulation factor 1.1, chloroplastic, with protein sequence MLSSTITNANSLTSLSSIAHTTAIFLHQPIDSPLRLFLRRRSNPISAIINPSPSPLAAKQQVYQPFRPPPSPLPPQYRSLDTEGKLNVLSNRLGLWFQYAPLISSLLQEGFTPPTLEEITGISGVQQNTFVVGAQVRESLVQSNDSDPDVIASFDTSGAELLYEIRLLSTEKRVAAAKYIVENRLDSKGAQDLARAIKDFPRRKGDRGWECFDYDSAGDCLAYMYYRLSREYNNSSERRTAALEEALKVVVTEKARNLIVGDLERKGDGKDGVEEETGAGVRVPVVRLKIGEVAEATKVVVMPVCKAGEGEKGVGEAPMEVRSEGDFGVVVAEKGWSRWVVLPGWEPVAGLVKGGGVVVAFKDARVLPWRVNRWYKEEPILVVADRSRKEVVAGDGFYLMGGTVGGGDGGGELKVERGNALTEMGVKESLGTVVLVVRPPKEMEDDQLSDEDWD encoded by the coding sequence ATGCTCTCCTCCACCATCACCAACGCCAATTCTCTCACTTCTCTCTCCTCCATCGCCCACACCACCGCCATCTTCCTTCATCAACCCATAGACTCCCCTCTCCGCCTCTTCCTCCGTCGCCGTTCAAACCCCATTTCCGCCATTATTAACCCTTCCCCTTCCCCCTTAGCCGCAAAGCAACAAGTGTACCAGCCATTCCGCCCCCCTCCCTCTCCTCTTCCCCCTCAATACCGCTCCCTCGACACCGAAGGCAAGCTCAATGTCCTCTCCAACCGCCTCGGCCTCTGGTTCCAGTACGCCCCCCTCATTTCCTCCTTGCTTCAAGAGGGCTTCACTCCTCCCACTCTAGAAGAAATCACCGGAATCAGCGGTGTCCAGCAGAACACCTTCGTCGTTGGCGCTCAGGTTCGCGAATCTTTAGTTCAGTCCAATGACTCCGATCCAGATGTAATCGCTTCCTTCGATACTAGTGGTGCGGAGTTGCTCTATGAAATTCGGCTTCTAAGTACTGAGAAACGCGTTGCGGCGGCCAAATATATAGTGGAGAACAGGCTTGATAGCAAAGGCGCCCAGGATCTGGCTCGAGCGATAAAGGATTTTCCTCGACGAAAAGGGGATAGAGGTTGGGAGTGTTTTGATTACGATTCTGCTGGGGATTGTTTGGCGTATATGTATTACAGGTTGAGTAGAGAGTACAATAATTCATCGGAGCGGAGGACGGCGGCGTTGGAGGAGGCGTTGAAAGTGGTAGTGACGGAGAAGGCGAGGAATCTGATTGTTGGGGATTTGGAGAGGAAAGGAGATGGGAAGGACGGGGTTGAAGAAGAAACTGGAGCGGGAGTTAGGGTTCCGGTGGTGCGGCTGAAGATTGGGGAGGTTGCGGAGGCGACGAAGGTGGTGGTGATGCCGGTGTGCAAGGCAGGGGAAGGGGAAAAGGGAGTTGGAGAGGCGCCAATGGAGGTGAGAAGCGAGGGAGACTTCGGGGTTGTGGTGGCGGAAAAGGGGTGGAGCAGGTGGGTAGTGCTGCCGGGATGGGAGCCGGTGGCGGGGTTGGTGAAGGGTGGTGGCGTAGTGGTGGCGTTTAAGGATGCGAGGGTTCTGCCATGGCGAGTGAACAGGTGGTACAAGGAGGAGCCAATTCTGGTAGTGGCTGATCGGAGTAGGAAGGAGGTGGTGGCAGGAGATGGATTTTATCTGATGGGTGGAACTGTGGGCGGCGGAGATGGAGGTGGGGAGTTGAAGGTGGAGAGAGGAAATGCATTGACGGAAATGGGAGTGAAGGAGAGTTTAGGAACGGTAGTGTTGGTGGTTAGGCCGCCAAAGGAGATGGAAGATGATCAATTGAGTGATGAAGATTGGGATTAA